Proteins encoded together in one Amblyraja radiata isolate CabotCenter1 chromosome 11, sAmbRad1.1.pri, whole genome shotgun sequence window:
- the hmmr gene encoding hyaluronan mediated motility receptor, producing MSFPRAPLKRFNERMGCAPAPGHYDVKQAEGSKGPVSFEKANRFRKQKDAGDQVDLDVEKGLVSPASSRKNPNCTAPVGQMDATLALEHKKQKMLEQEIRGLLQHRGEQDKRLQALEEELKKVESKLAAAVREKSSLTSNVATLERQLSEFHKANELLKAKCSDDSKKKKINALCLELIEVKNKTDAKDKEINYLQISLESQVKLLQADQEASKATVAALQERNRSLEEMHQATKFHNEDLEKEMDKFHALTEELRQENTVLQDYLEKANEKIQDLQLKLSSNVSEYENKLQLMSTDMEEKCMASTVKQQQTEKDLGAMQDLLKQSTDDIADLQEKLTLIEEHKLKLEEAKIETELKLSCCLEELSQIKIQFEGTKEEINLSAEQLVEKERETINLQNCLKEREAIHCEQIQEINTKCQLLEQEKERVEAECRELEQSLTRELALLKEKLDKTEQDLQQKQDLIFSITQEKEFSVSIHEQLYAIHGEMSKEKLVLEEELECALDELELLQLKEVEVEKLVGQLEEENEMKTRQLDKLQEELDGKIAELGKINEIHNKAVNELREEQRKALRKLGDVEAQFESYRLSVTVELKSRQESNTTLAKELAEFQNQIKEQQQQLAESQLSKDKAKEEYARMLLEVQMKLAQKKPELKKLEETYNLKVNELERKLEQALAFQVEKQRGVAVEEHVLAELKAEVQKWQALYEELHNKVKPFQDQLDSFEREKNAVLSEHGATQEELNNLSTDYAKLLGHQNQKQKIKHVMKLKQENAQLKQEMTKLRSQLSREKAEKKNQEPHGQSIKGFDPAKAFKHTAKENVVPTTPLREGNINVH from the exons ATGCAGGAGACCAAGTTGATCTTGATGTTGAGAAAGGACTGGTCTCACCAGCAAGCTCCAGGAAGAATCCCAACTGTACTGCA CCCGTTGGTCAAATGGATGCAACCTTGGCTCTAGAACACaagaagcagaaaatgttggaacaaGAG ATCCGGGGCCTGCTGCAACATCGAGGGGAACAGGATAAAAGGCTTCAGGCCCTGGAAGAAGAGCTGAAAAAGGTTGAAAGCAAACTGGCTGCAGCTGTGAGGGAGAAATCGTCCCTGACATCAAATGTTGCTACCTTGGAAAGACAGCTTTCGGAGTTCCATAAAGCCAATGAGTTACTCAAGGCAAAG tGTTCTGATGAtagtaagaagaagaagattaatGCTCTTTGCTTGGAATTGATTGAAGTGAAGAACAAGACTGATGCCAAGGATAAG GAGATTAATTACCTTCAGATTAGTTTGGAAAGTCAAGTGAAACTCTTGCAAGCTGACCAGGAAGCTTCCAAAGCCACAGTGGCTGCATTGCAAGAAAGAAACCGATCATTGG AAGAGATGCACCAGGCAACAAAATTCCATAATGAAGATCTGGAAAAGGAAATGGACAAGTTCCATG CTCTAACTGAGGAATTGCGTCAAGAGAATACAGTCCTGCAAGATTATTTGGAGAAAGCCAATGAAAAAATTCAG GATCTTCAACTAAAATTGAGCTCTAACGTGAGTGAATATGAGAATAAATTACAGCTGATGTCCACTGACATGGAAGAAAAATGCATG GCTTCAACAGTCAAACAACAACAGACTGAGAAAGACCTAGGGGCCATGCAGGATCTTCTGAAGCAATCCACAGACGACATTGCTGATCTTCAGGAAAAACT AACTTTAATTGAAGAGCACAAACTGAAACTGGAGGAAGCCAAaattgaaactgaactgaaactctcCTGCTGTTTGGAAGAACTCAG CCAAATAAAGATACAGTTTGAAGGTACTAAAGAAGAAATCAACCTGTCAGCAGAGCAGCTTGTTGAGAAGGAAAGGGAAACCATAAACCTCCAAAACTGTCTCAAGGAGAGGGAGGCGATTCACTGTGAGCAGATACAAGAAATAAATACAAAGTGTCAGCTTCTTGAACAGGAGAAAG AAAGAGTAGAGGCAGAATGCCGTGAGCTGGAGCAAAGTTTAACGAGAGAACTGGCTCTACTGAAGGAAAAGCTGGACAAAACGGAGCAAGATCTGCAGCAGAAACAAGATCTAATTTTCTCCATCACACAAGAAAAg GAATTTTCCGTTTCCATCCATGAGCAACTTTATGCCATCCATGGGGAGATGAGTAAGGAGAAACTGGTGTTGGAGGAAGAGCTGGAATGTGCATTGGATGAACTGGAACTGTTGCAGCTGAAGGAGGTGGAGGTAGAGAAGTTGGTTGGACAGCTGGAGGAAGagaatgaaatgaaaacaagacAGCTAGATAAATTGCAGGAAGAGTTGGATGG GAAAATTGCAGAACTGGGGAAGATCAATGAGATTCACAACAAAGCGGTCAATGAGTTACGCGAGGAACAGAGAAAAGCACTGCGGAAATTGGGAGATGTTGAAGCACAATTTGAAAG TTACAGACTTTCTGTAACTGTGGAGCTGAAATCTCGACAGGAGAGTAACACAACATTGGCCAAGGAGCTTGCGGAGTTCCAGAACCAGATCAaggaacagcagcagcagctggcAGAGAGTCAACTCTCTAAAGACAAGGCAAAAGAGGAATATGCAAG AATGCTGCTGGAAGTACAGATGAAGTTGGCTCAGAAGAAACCTGAACTTAAAAAGTTGGAGGAAACTTACAACCTGAAAGTAAATGagttggaaagaaagctggaacaggCTCTGGCATTCCAAGTCGAGAAACAAAG GGGTGTAGCTGTGGAGGAGCATGTTCTTGCAGAACTAAAAGCTGAAGTACAGAAGTGGCAAGCTCTTTATGAAGAATTACACAACAAGGTCAAACCTTTCCAG GACCAACTGGACTCGTTTGAAAGGGAGAAGAATGCCGTCCTGAGTGAGCATGGGGCAACCCAGGAAGAGCTGAATAACCTGAGCACAGATTATGCCAAGCTGCTGGGCCATCAAAACCAGAAACAAAAGATAAAGCACGTGATGAAGCTGAAGCAGGAGAACGCGCAGCTAAAACAG GAGATGACTAAATTACGAAGCCAACTATCCAGGGAGAAGGCTGAGAAGAAAAACCAAGAACCGCATGGCCAGAGCATCAAGGGCTTCGATCCAGCTAAAGCTTTCAAACATACTGCAAAGGAAAATGTGGTTCCAACCACGCCACTGAGAGAAG GGAACATAAATGTACATTGA